GGCAATAATACCGATCACTGAGGCACTTACCCCATAAAACACGGCCAGCATCCATGACAAGCCACTATAAAGTTTATAGGCCATTCCCAATAGGACAACCATCACAAATGAGGGCAATACAAAAGCAAGCCCGACAAGTGTCGCGCCCAAAAAGCGGTAATGGACAAAGCCGATGTAGATGCCCAGCTGAGCGGCGAGCGGCCCTGGTGCCAGTTGGGCAAGTGCCAGGCCTTCTTTATACTCTTCTTCGGTTAACCATCCTTTATCTTCAACCAGATCACGGTTCATATATCCGACCAACGCAACAGGGCCGCCAAAGCCCCAGGTTCCCAGTTTCAGGAAATAGAGGACCAGATCGGTCAGTTTGTAGCTTGCCTGCTGCTTTCCCATGATTAAAAAGCGATGCCAAACTGAAAGCCAATGCCGAATGAGGACGGCTGGTCATTGCCAAACCTTGCAGGCAGCGGGATTGCTACAAAATAACTGCATCCTTTATTCTTTTTAACTATCTTGTTGATGACCGGAGTTAGCCCATAGCGACCTGATGTTTCGAAGGCCGCCCGTCCGGCAAAAGTAAAGCCACTGCCCAGGGCAACTAAAATTCCGGGATGGAACAATACATTACTCACCTTGCTACTGCTGTTGGTTGCTTTGATGGTAGGCACGATCTCACTAGAGAAACCTATCCTAGCGCTTTTCCAGATGTTGATGCCGATCGGCATACCTATGGTGTAACTGTCCTTAAAGTTAGTGTGAGTCCCATCAGAGCTGAAGGTAACTATAGGATGGGCGATACCTACGTAGCCTGCCAGCTTTGGATAAGTCTGGGTCGTTTGAGCAAAGGTGCTGATAACTGTGGTAATGGCCAGCAGTACCACTCCTGTAAGAATTTTATGTACTTGAGTTTGCATGGCACAATGCTACATCATTCCGGCAAGCCAAAATAGAACAGGATTTACTATTGGTACATAACTTACTTTTTGTTCCTGTTTTTTTTAAATTCAGAGGGGGTAAGTCCGGTTTCCAGCTTAAAGATTCGTGTAAAATGGCTCTGGTCAGAAAACCCGGTCAGGTAGGCGATTTCAGATAAAGCGTATTCCGAGGTCTCCATAAAGGTGATTGCCTTTTCAATACGCAGTTTCCGGATGTATTCACCAAAGGAAAGATTGTCGAAGTATTTGGAAAATTCCCTCGACACGTATGCAGGGTTAATATTCAGTTCTGTGGAGATTCCGGTAAGGCTCAGTGCCAGGTTCGTATCGATCTGATCCTGTATAATTGTCTTCAGTTCTTTTGCCCAGACGGGGATCTTAGCCCCATTACCTTTTTTAAGGTATTTCTGGTAGACATCGACCAGTAACTGCTCAACCGGACTTTCGGTATGCCTGACATTCTGGAGATGCTTTGCCCAGGTATACAACGCGTCATAGATCACCATACCAGCTTTGAGCAGCTCCTGATCATCTTTAATATTATAAGCCATTCCAGCTGCAATTGCCCATAGGCCTGAAGCCTGACTGGCGAGGCCATGCTGATCGGTATCCGCACCCCTTATAATGGGAGCCATGATCTGCAAAGCCGGATCATCAAGCTTGTATTTCTCCATCAAAGCATCAAAAGTACAGAAGCCATTTTTATGGGTTAGTTCAACGCCTAAAACGTCAAATGGAGTTGCATCCAGTTCTTCTGCTTTTTCGATCACGGTATCAAAAGGAACATAAAAAAACTGCGCCTGTGGATCAATGAAATTCCTGATCAGCCAGGGACAGGCAATCCGGTCAATCTTCGGTCTTTCTCGGGTGATCCAATTCATAATTCAAAACTAATTAGAATTAATGATATATATATCCCGCCATTTAACGAGGTGATCTAAGATAAACACCAGAATTTAATTGATTTTCATTTGGATTAACCATAGAAATCATAAAACGTTTTTTAAAGATTATTTAAGATTGGCAGGTTTATAAGTATCTATAATGAACTCTTGAACCATTTCTTTTATTTGTTGATATATCTCAAAATGGTCTACTTCCTTATCAAAATCAAAAGTTATATACTGATCATCCTTGTCGATAGTAACTATTTTTCTTCCCCTTTTAAAGACTACGATTTGATCATCTATAGATTTCAACTTACAATTATTTTCCGAATTAAAAGTATCATCCATATTTATATACTTATAAAGAGAGCCTTCAAACTCT
The nucleotide sequence above comes from Pedobacter sp. MC2016-14. Encoded proteins:
- a CDS encoding chromate resistance protein ChrB domain-containing protein translates to MNWITRERPKIDRIACPWLIRNFIDPQAQFFYVPFDTVIEKAEELDATPFDVLGVELTHKNGFCTFDALMEKYKLDDPALQIMAPIIRGADTDQHGLASQASGLWAIAAGMAYNIKDDQELLKAGMVIYDALYTWAKHLQNVRHTESPVEQLLVDVYQKYLKKGNGAKIPVWAKELKTIIQDQIDTNLALSLTGISTELNINPAYVSREFSKYFDNLSFGEYIRKLRIEKAITFMETSEYALSEIAYLTGFSDQSHFTRIFKLETGLTPSEFKKNRNKK